One genomic region from Cellulomonas fengjieae encodes:
- a CDS encoding Fic family protein — MGRYVTQQWTPRVTDGVPRRYTRSGTYRAFVPDSLLDHDLPASPHVTELLDEAERRAREAADLAAHPNLGQVGDLLVRSEATASSLIEGYEPTPRAVAVADFVARGRQSAVTVARNLHAVRGSAQRALDPDVSLVRDVVELQRLITPRHAGIRTEPVWIGGRTPLEAHYNAPPHELVPGLLDDLDAYLSSQRHRPVLAAALAHAQLETIHPFADGNGRAGRVLIGTVLARYGLAPRITLPVSTALFRDRERYYAALDTFRRGDQGVAIVTVVAEAVSAAAVDALRLSAQVTHWQRRQRSALDVYLRDRSPTGRVRRGVAYRLLDDLPAHPVVDAASAAARYDVTPVAARNALESLTGAGVLRPDKKADRTRTVYVATELLDLVAEPGTAAGADPEPAVDVPVVAVDPEAEAACGAWLPRAGRTCRLPRDHRGQHR; from the coding sequence ATGGGCCGCTACGTCACGCAGCAGTGGACGCCGCGCGTGACCGACGGCGTCCCCCGTCGCTACACCCGCTCCGGCACCTACCGGGCGTTCGTCCCCGACTCGCTGCTCGACCACGACCTGCCCGCCAGCCCGCACGTCACGGAGCTCCTGGACGAGGCCGAGCGCCGTGCCCGCGAGGCGGCCGACCTGGCCGCCCACCCGAACCTCGGACAGGTCGGTGACCTGCTGGTGCGATCCGAGGCGACCGCGTCCTCCCTGATCGAGGGGTACGAGCCGACGCCGCGCGCCGTCGCGGTCGCCGACTTCGTGGCGCGCGGCCGGCAGTCCGCCGTCACCGTCGCCCGCAACCTGCACGCGGTACGAGGGTCGGCGCAGCGCGCCCTGGACCCGGACGTGTCCCTGGTCCGCGACGTCGTCGAGCTCCAGCGGCTCATCACCCCGCGGCACGCGGGCATCCGCACCGAGCCGGTGTGGATCGGCGGTCGCACGCCGCTGGAGGCGCACTACAACGCCCCACCGCACGAGCTGGTGCCCGGGCTCCTCGACGACCTCGACGCCTACCTGTCCTCGCAGCGCCACCGGCCCGTCCTCGCGGCGGCGCTGGCCCACGCCCAGCTGGAGACGATCCACCCGTTCGCCGACGGCAACGGCCGCGCGGGACGGGTGCTGATCGGGACCGTGCTGGCCCGCTACGGCCTCGCACCCCGGATCACCCTGCCCGTCAGCACCGCGCTGTTCCGCGACCGCGAGCGCTACTACGCCGCCCTGGACACGTTCCGCCGGGGCGACCAGGGCGTCGCCATCGTCACGGTGGTCGCCGAGGCCGTAAGCGCCGCTGCCGTCGACGCGCTGCGACTGTCCGCCCAGGTCACCCACTGGCAGCGCCGGCAGCGATCCGCCCTCGACGTCTACCTGCGCGACCGGTCGCCCACGGGCCGCGTCCGGCGCGGGGTCGCGTACCGGCTGCTCGACGACCTGCCCGCGCACCCCGTGGTCGACGCCGCGTCGGCGGCAGCGCGGTACGACGTCACCCCCGTCGCCGCCCGCAACGCGCTGGAGTCGCTGACCGGCGCGGGCGTGCTGCGCCCGGACAAGAAGGCGGACCGGACCCGGACCGTCTACGTCGCCACGGAGCTGCTGGACCTCGTCGCGGAACCGGGCACGGCCGCCGGCGCCGACCCCGAGCCGGCCGTCGACGTCCCCGTCGTCGCCGTCGACCCGGAGGCCGAGGCCGCGTGCGGCGCCTGGCTCCCCCGCGCCGGACGCACCTGCCGACTCCCCCGCGACCACCGCGGCCAGCACCGCTGA